The following proteins are co-located in the Myroides profundi genome:
- a CDS encoding class I SAM-dependent methyltransferase — protein MENIKEHWEGVYKTKTPDQVSWTQIKPINSLRLIENSNISKDVKIIDIGGGDSNLVDYLLEEGYTDITVLDISGEALERAKKRLGDKAHQVKWIESNITTFTPNEQYDVWHDRAVFHFLTVEETQAYTQLVAKAAKENLIIATFSKQGPLKCSGLEIIQYNTEDLNELFKESFTLKDSFYEDHITPFDTKQNFVYCHFKKNK, from the coding sequence ATGGAGAATATAAAAGAACATTGGGAAGGTGTATATAAAACTAAAACACCAGATCAGGTAAGTTGGACACAAATAAAACCGATTAACTCACTTCGCCTAATAGAGAATAGTAATATCTCTAAAGACGTTAAGATTATCGATATCGGTGGTGGAGATAGTAATTTAGTTGACTACTTGCTAGAGGAGGGATATACGGATATCACAGTGTTAGACATCTCTGGAGAAGCACTAGAACGTGCGAAGAAGAGATTAGGTGACAAGGCTCATCAGGTAAAGTGGATAGAGAGTAATATCACTACCTTTACCCCTAATGAGCAATACGATGTGTGGCATGACCGTGCTGTGTTTCACTTTTTGACAGTTGAAGAAACACAAGCTTATACACAGTTAGTTGCCAAAGCAGCAAAAGAAAATCTTATTATCGCTACGTTCTCTAAACAAGGACCTCTGAAGTGTAGTGGATTAGAGATTATTCAATACAATACAGAAGATTTGAACGAACTTTTTAAAGAGTCTTTTACACTAAAAGACAGCTTTTATGAAGATCATATTACACCATTTGACACCAAGCAGAACTTTGTGTACTGCCATTTTAAAAAGAATAAATAA
- a CDS encoding OmpA family protein — protein MKRQLLKISLLGLLLLAGVSTQAQRVAEKKADKEYQAQAYIDAIRIYERIVNKGKANADVLRKLGDAYYFNGKLPEANKWYETLFDGEYDDKGKEPIPSEYYYRYAQTLKSIENYDKSREMMEKFSSLESNDSRVRLFKSNKDYLQEIEKKESTYDIKPININSVYSDYGATIFDNQLVFTSARNSQITKSIHEWTNESFTALYKASINKDDSLSEPSLFSKEITSLVNDATAIFTKDGNTMYFTRNNSTLKGKRKNNKNKSSLLKIYKSSKNKKGKWSKALELPFNSDNFNTAHPSLTPDGKWLYFSSDREGTLGQSDIFRVQIYSDGNYGQVENLGSVINTAGRETFPFISRDNYLFFASDGHPGLGGLDIFVSKINEDGSLSQVVNMGTPINSPFDDFSFYLNDVSDSGFISSNRPGLNEGDNIYCFKVSQCNTLVDGIVYDIQTKELIKDAKVTLLDNSNNIIKVIVTDSKGSYLFNDLDCKKQYTIVAERQGYNKVQESFDITGKESYKSLKIGLTKVKESVDVNDDLFKKLKLNTIYFDFDKSSIRPDAAKELSKVVEILKKYPTMKIDVRSHTDSRGNDNYNYQLSDRRAKSTIQWIIKQGIASDRVKGRGYGETELHNKCSNGVKCSKEQHQLNRRSEFIILSL, from the coding sequence ATGAAAAGACAACTATTAAAAATAAGCTTGTTAGGTCTATTACTTTTGGCAGGAGTGAGTACTCAAGCTCAGAGAGTAGCAGAGAAGAAAGCTGATAAAGAGTATCAGGCTCAAGCATATATAGATGCAATAAGAATATATGAGCGAATTGTTAATAAAGGAAAAGCCAATGCAGATGTATTAAGAAAATTAGGTGATGCTTACTATTTTAATGGAAAGTTGCCTGAGGCTAATAAGTGGTATGAGACACTATTCGATGGAGAGTATGACGATAAAGGAAAAGAGCCAATTCCATCAGAATATTACTATCGCTATGCACAGACTTTAAAATCAATTGAGAACTATGATAAATCTAGAGAGATGATGGAGAAGTTCTCTTCTTTGGAAAGTAATGATTCTAGAGTTAGGTTATTTAAGTCAAACAAGGACTACTTACAAGAAATTGAGAAAAAAGAATCTACCTATGATATAAAACCTATAAATATTAATAGTGTTTATTCAGATTATGGTGCTACAATCTTTGATAATCAACTTGTTTTTACATCAGCTAGAAACTCACAAATAACAAAGTCTATTCATGAGTGGACCAATGAAAGTTTTACTGCATTGTATAAGGCAAGTATTAATAAAGATGATTCTTTATCAGAACCTTCTCTTTTTTCAAAAGAAATTACTTCTTTAGTAAATGATGCTACTGCTATTTTTACTAAAGACGGAAATACGATGTACTTTACACGTAATAATTCTACTTTAAAAGGGAAGAGGAAAAATAATAAGAATAAATCGTCATTACTTAAAATCTATAAAAGTTCTAAAAATAAAAAAGGTAAATGGAGTAAAGCCTTGGAGCTACCTTTTAATTCGGATAACTTTAATACAGCTCATCCTAGTTTAACCCCTGATGGTAAATGGCTTTATTTCTCTTCTGATAGAGAAGGGACTTTGGGGCAATCCGATATTTTTAGGGTACAAATATATTCTGATGGAAATTATGGGCAAGTTGAAAACTTAGGAAGTGTTATTAATACTGCTGGTCGAGAAACTTTTCCATTTATCTCTAGAGATAATTATCTGTTTTTTGCCTCAGATGGACACCCAGGGCTTGGGGGATTAGACATTTTTGTTTCAAAAATAAATGAAGATGGAAGTTTAAGTCAAGTAGTTAATATGGGGACACCTATAAATAGTCCATTTGATGATTTTAGTTTTTATCTAAATGATGTATCAGATAGTGGTTTTATAAGCTCTAATAGACCAGGTCTGAATGAAGGAGACAATATTTATTGTTTTAAAGTTAGTCAGTGTAATACCTTAGTTGATGGTATTGTCTATGATATTCAAACTAAAGAACTTATAAAGGATGCAAAAGTAACTTTGCTTGACAATTCTAATAATATTATTAAAGTTATTGTTACAGATTCTAAAGGAAGTTATTTATTTAATGATTTGGACTGCAAAAAACAATATACTATTGTTGCAGAGAGACAGGGATATAATAAAGTACAAGAGTCATTTGATATAACTGGTAAAGAAAGCTATAAGAGTTTAAAAATTGGATTGACTAAAGTAAAAGAATCTGTTGATGTAAATGATGATTTGTTTAAGAAGTTAAAACTCAATACTATCTATTTTGATTTTGACAAATCCTCTATTAGACCAGACGCTGCTAAAGAGCTAAGTAAAGTTGTAGAGATTTTGAAAAAGTATCCAACTATGAAAATAGATGTTCGTTCCCATACAGATAGTAGAGGAAATGATAATTACAATTATCAATTATCAGATAGAAGAGCAAAATCAACTATACAATGGATTATTAAGCAGGGAATTGCTTCTGATAGAGTGAAGGGAAGAGGCTATGGCGAAACAGAATTGCACAATAAATGTAGCAATGGAGTTAAATGTAGTAAAGAACAACATCAATTAAATAGACGTAGTGAGTTTATTATTTTAAGTCTATAG
- a CDS encoding GNAT family N-acetyltransferase: protein MGFSRDIQFSSDRLSYLVVNDSFKEDIFRELTPTVAKFLPFIPTGKIEDTQGFIDYSLGVLDQGTDITLVAVDKETKEFIGCCGIHDVNEESISLGIWLKESAFGKGYGQELITALETYVNENLTVDYLIYNVEKNNHGSIKIAEKLGYIYHSDFVRNISEEKILNMLQYRKDNKKK from the coding sequence ATGGGATTTAGTAGAGATATCCAATTTTCTTCTGATAGACTATCTTACCTAGTAGTAAACGATAGTTTTAAAGAAGATATTTTTCGTGAGTTAACACCTACAGTAGCTAAGTTTTTACCTTTTATACCAACAGGTAAAATCGAAGACACACAAGGTTTTATTGATTATAGCTTAGGTGTATTAGACCAAGGTACTGATATCACTTTAGTAGCAGTAGATAAAGAGACAAAAGAGTTTATCGGATGTTGTGGTATACACGATGTGAATGAAGAGTCTATCTCTCTTGGTATCTGGTTAAAAGAATCTGCTTTTGGCAAAGGATATGGACAAGAACTTATCACTGCATTAGAAACTTATGTAAACGAAAACCTTACAGTGGACTATCTAATCTACAACGTAGAGAAGAATAACCATGGAAGTATTAAGATAGCTGAGAAATTAGGTTATATTTACCATAGTGATTTCGTGAGAAACATCAGTGAAGAGAAGATACTTAATATGCTTCAGTACCGCAAGGACAATAAAAAGAAGTAA
- a CDS encoding helix-turn-helix domain-containing protein: MFKNNLITNNIYYTLSYILTLLGIFQFLKPNNINQYLHQPIHLYLNHISITTIILLTTHFLLNIYVQSLKHLNYLLTLINYLKHNIAKKLSISFLKEHKYSESTLVILDYFENNKTRFLSVDFTINTLSTEVKIPVHEISKKINNELNTNYYTMIAFYRIQHAKQLIQLEPNYKIEAIAEECGFNSRGTFTKYFKLFVKCTPTEYKNTII; the protein is encoded by the coding sequence ATGTTTAAAAATAATCTAATAACTAATAATATATACTACACATTATCCTATATACTTACCCTATTAGGAATATTTCAATTCTTAAAGCCTAATAATATAAATCAATACTTACATCAACCTATTCATCTTTACTTAAATCATATCTCAATAACTACAATTATTTTACTAACAACTCATTTTTTATTAAACATTTATGTTCAATCACTAAAGCATCTTAATTATTTATTAACTTTAATAAATTACTTAAAACATAATATAGCCAAAAAACTGTCTATTAGTTTTTTAAAAGAACATAAATATTCTGAATCCACACTAGTAATATTAGATTATTTTGAAAACAATAAAACTCGATTTTTAAGTGTAGATTTTACTATTAATACTTTAAGTACAGAGGTAAAAATCCCTGTTCATGAAATTTCAAAAAAAATAAACAATGAGTTAAATACAAACTATTATACAATGATTGCATTCTATAGAATACAGCATGCAAAACAATTAATACAATTAGAACCAAATTATAAAATTGAAGCTATAGCTGAAGAATGTGGTTTCAATTCTAGAGGGACTTTCACAAAGTATTTTAAGCTTTTTGTCAAATGCACACCTACAGAATATAAAAATACCATTATTTAA
- a CDS encoding helix-turn-helix domain-containing protein, protein MNVELITKEDLEQFKTDIINEIRRYSPFNRKKDEQAKQWIKSFEVRKLLGISPGTLQNMRLKGTIPYKKIGGLIFYRYEDIVEMMNTKA, encoded by the coding sequence ATGAATGTAGAGTTAATTACTAAAGAAGACTTAGAGCAGTTTAAAACTGATATTATCAATGAGATAAGACGTTATAGTCCATTTAATCGAAAGAAAGACGAACAAGCAAAGCAATGGATAAAGAGTTTTGAGGTTAGAAAGTTATTAGGTATCTCTCCTGGTACACTTCAAAATATGAGATTAAAAGGAACTATTCCTTATAAGAAAATAGGGGGCCTTATATTCTATCGATATGAGGATATAGTAGAAATGATGAATACAAAAGCCTGA
- a CDS encoding GNAT family N-acetyltransferase, producing MRYKITELEQIDFNTIPWEFLVHYNGRADDLPPLLDQAISSDIRDSRYALFSLANNIEHKGGVITTTPIVLIRLFQLFKETPYNQDMLLRVILKVAKAIGFQWELFRDSNEFDNIPPIQELYSTHSSFLWAEFETREQDAMIWAATDMQKVFDYAWYYTKEVLCAYQPVLEQLVARDDIEQGLIYDILTVVKMVKDQQRNIISLDKTWTSEHLKYVIVEDTYLEDFLTNLTPEITRFLSFDANGNQPLLKEYIRRSRIEITNGTALVLVLLDKETNEFIGSCGLSDINEESVEIGLWIKASKQGKGYGTEVTKKLIEITKSEVNTSSILYAVEKGNEASVSIPNKFGFIHAYDFIIEPSPLKNRMREMQQFILTL from the coding sequence ATGCGTTATAAAATAACAGAATTAGAACAGATTGACTTTAATACCATTCCTTGGGAATTTTTAGTACACTATAACGGACGTGCAGATGACTTGCCACCGTTGCTAGATCAAGCCATCAGCAGTGATATTAGAGATAGTAGATATGCTCTTTTTTCTTTAGCGAATAATATAGAACATAAAGGTGGAGTGATTACCACTACTCCTATTGTATTGATACGCTTATTTCAGTTATTTAAAGAAACGCCTTATAATCAAGATATGTTATTACGTGTTATCCTAAAAGTTGCTAAGGCAATAGGCTTTCAATGGGAGCTTTTTAGAGATAGCAATGAATTTGATAACATCCCTCCTATCCAAGAGCTATATAGTACCCACTCTTCTTTCTTATGGGCTGAATTCGAAACAAGGGAGCAGGATGCTATGATATGGGCTGCTACAGATATGCAAAAAGTCTTTGACTATGCGTGGTATTATACAAAAGAGGTCTTATGTGCTTATCAGCCCGTCTTAGAACAATTAGTAGCACGTGATGACATAGAACAAGGGCTGATATACGACATACTCACTGTAGTTAAAATGGTGAAGGATCAACAGAGAAATATCATTTCTCTTGATAAGACGTGGACTAGCGAACACCTAAAATACGTTATCGTAGAAGATACCTATCTAGAAGACTTTTTAACCAATCTAACACCTGAAATCACGAGATTCTTAAGCTTTGACGCTAATGGTAATCAACCTTTACTAAAAGAATACATCAGACGCTCGCGCATCGAAATAACTAATGGGACAGCACTAGTATTAGTTTTATTAGACAAAGAAACTAATGAGTTTATCGGAAGCTGTGGATTAAGCGATATCAATGAAGAATCTGTTGAAATAGGTCTTTGGATTAAAGCCTCTAAACAAGGTAAAGGATATGGCACAGAGGTTACTAAAAAACTGATAGAGATAACTAAATCAGAGGTCAATACCTCATCTATACTTTATGCAGTAGAGAAAGGTAATGAGGCAAGCGTAAGCATTCCTAATAAATTCGGTTTTATCCATGCATATGACTTTATCATAGAACCTAGTCCTTTAAAAAACAGAATGAGAGAAATGCAACAATTCATTTTAACGTTATAA
- a CDS encoding PorP/SprF family type IX secretion system membrane protein: MSLLGVGLIPSLYAQQDPQYTQYMYNTNMINPAYAGSRGTLNVFGMYRTQWVGLDGAPKTANVSVSTPLGESGLGLGVNFTNDRIGAMDENNISVDLAYAIDLNENYKLAFGLKGTANLLSVDYTKLNIHNPTDPVSQENIKNKFNPNIGAGLYMYSDKAYVGLSVPNFLTTDRYDDNDITTMRQKMHFYLMGGYVFDLSQDILFKPAALVKAVSGAPLQVDLTANFLFYDKFTLGGAYRWDASVSALAGFQINENLFVGYSYDFDTTTLRHYNSGSHEIFLRFELFNRRSTINAPRFF, encoded by the coding sequence ATGAGCCTACTAGGGGTAGGCTTAATCCCTTCCCTTTACGCTCAACAAGATCCACAGTATACCCAGTATATGTATAATACTAATATGATCAACCCTGCTTATGCAGGGAGTCGTGGAACACTGAATGTGTTTGGGATGTATAGAACACAGTGGGTAGGGTTAGATGGAGCACCTAAGACAGCGAATGTGTCTGTATCTACCCCTCTTGGAGAAAGTGGATTAGGACTAGGAGTGAACTTTACCAATGATCGCATTGGAGCAATGGATGAGAATAATATCTCTGTAGACTTAGCTTATGCAATAGACTTAAATGAGAATTACAAATTAGCATTCGGTTTGAAAGGAACAGCTAATTTATTAAGTGTTGATTATACAAAGCTTAACATACATAATCCTACTGATCCTGTGAGTCAAGAGAATATTAAGAATAAGTTTAATCCTAATATTGGAGCAGGACTTTATATGTATTCGGATAAGGCTTATGTAGGGTTATCAGTTCCGAACTTCTTAACTACGGATCGCTATGATGATAACGACATCACAACGATGCGTCAGAAGATGCACTTCTATTTAATGGGAGGGTATGTATTTGATTTAAGTCAAGATATTTTATTTAAACCAGCAGCTTTAGTTAAGGCAGTAAGTGGAGCACCATTACAGGTCGATTTAACAGCTAACTTTTTATTCTATGACAAGTTTACATTAGGAGGAGCTTATCGTTGGGATGCTTCAGTGAGCGCCTTGGCAGGATTCCAGATCAATGAAAATCTATTTGTAGGTTATTCTTATGATTTTGATACTACAACGCTTCGTCACTATAATTCAGGATCACACGAGATCTTCTTAAGATTTGAATTATTTAACCGTCGTAGTACAATTAATGCACCACGATTCTTTTAG
- a CDS encoding site-specific integrase: MKAKNTFGIHFVIRAISSLDIEMSMIYARVTVNGQRTEISLKIKISSLLWDSVRGKLKGKSNEVNKINEHIERVRSLITDSYHTLIQQKKVVSIGTVKTMFLGMDDSQMSVIKLIEYHNTISLGKLTQGTLKNYTATTKYIKKFLFSNYNRNDIFLNELNYKFIFDFESYLRSCKPIHSHQPLSNNGIMKHLERVKKLVNLAVTMEWIEKDPFSKFKLKYEKTSRSFLSRAELDILVKKRFKREQLQAVLDMFLFCCYTGLAFIDIFELKPSNIVVGSDDKLWIFSQRVKTKITIQVPLLPEVLKLIEKYKCNSTAMELGKIFPVISNQKMNAYLKQIGSVCKINKNLSFHMARHTFATTLTLNNGVPMESVSKMLGHTAMRTTQIYAKVLEYKLSEDMENLRLKMKDQDLRA, encoded by the coding sequence ATGAAGGCAAAAAACACTTTTGGTATACACTTTGTAATTCGTGCTATATCTTCATTAGACATCGAAATGTCTATGATTTATGCCCGTGTGACTGTCAACGGGCAACGTACAGAAATCTCTTTAAAAATTAAGATTTCATCACTATTATGGGATTCTGTTAGAGGGAAATTAAAAGGAAAAAGTAACGAGGTAAATAAAATCAATGAACATATTGAAAGGGTTCGTTCTTTAATAACAGATAGTTATCATACGCTTATTCAGCAGAAGAAAGTTGTATCAATTGGTACTGTAAAAACTATGTTCTTAGGAATGGATGATTCTCAGATGTCTGTTATAAAGTTAATAGAATACCACAATACAATTTCATTGGGTAAGTTAACTCAAGGAACATTGAAGAATTATACAGCTACTACTAAGTATATTAAAAAGTTCCTTTTTTCAAATTATAATAGAAATGATATCTTTTTAAATGAGCTTAATTATAAGTTTATTTTTGATTTTGAGAGTTATTTAAGAAGTTGTAAGCCGATACATAGTCATCAACCATTGAGTAACAATGGTATAATGAAACATTTAGAAAGAGTTAAAAAGTTAGTTAACCTAGCTGTTACTATGGAGTGGATTGAAAAAGATCCTTTTTCAAAGTTTAAACTTAAATATGAGAAAACTAGTAGATCTTTTTTATCAAGAGCAGAACTGGATATTCTAGTTAAGAAACGATTTAAAAGAGAGCAATTACAAGCTGTATTGGATATGTTTTTATTTTGTTGTTATACAGGCTTAGCCTTTATTGATATTTTTGAATTAAAACCATCTAATATTGTAGTTGGAAGTGATGATAAGTTATGGATATTCTCTCAACGTGTTAAAACTAAAATTACAATACAGGTTCCTCTTTTACCAGAAGTTCTAAAACTGATAGAGAAGTATAAGTGTAACTCTACTGCTATGGAGTTAGGGAAGATATTTCCAGTTATAAGTAATCAGAAAATGAATGCTTATTTAAAGCAAATCGGCAGTGTTTGTAAGATTAATAAGAATCTTTCGTTTCACATGGCAAGGCATACTTTTGCTACCACTTTGACCCTTAATAATGGAGTTCCAATGGAGTCTGTTAGTAAAATGCTAGGACATACTGCTATGCGTACAACACAGATTTATGCTAAAGTATTAGAATACAAATTAAGTGAAGATATGGAGAATTTACGATTGAAAATGAAAGATCAAGACTTAAGAGCATAA
- a CDS encoding helix-turn-helix domain-containing protein, with amino-acid sequence MYIVVIFFTILSIVVLKEGLLYYRVKKKNIDFVAFRLLSRFNYLIVIQSSTLIWQFIVKKDIGLFPFWMLLFLFYGPYVFLIIYHYLFKEKEKLFGVYFKDYYLSLFLFVLLSFIVFYVKDDLRFIEDIWYYSFYVFVMMHLLFYGIKGFYLLKDRLSEAVSSNRKEFKAILYLSYLISFTIVFSIIIFIFLTLFDHNYDVLFVFSILTLLWLYVIVSTFRYNVISDTFKVDFLTQDESFEIYSNTSEVILTNQVKRESSFLDYDLMHNDEIKINVFEVNKDVCDKYDKVRLSEDFLEQIDIKVKQVILVEKAFLDPNFKISDLAIKIKVSRYYLAQYFTYKHKMSFREYINSLRIKEILDKVDKLTCKKEMTANELFFQSAFNSKASFFKSFKNVTGMTPAEYIKLV; translated from the coding sequence ATGTATATCGTAGTTATATTTTTTACAATTCTTTCGATTGTTGTATTGAAGGAAGGTTTGTTGTATTACAGGGTGAAAAAAAAGAATATTGATTTTGTTGCTTTTAGATTATTAAGTAGATTCAATTATCTAATTGTTATACAGTCTTCCACCCTTATTTGGCAATTTATAGTTAAGAAAGATATTGGACTTTTCCCATTTTGGATGTTACTGTTCCTATTCTATGGACCTTATGTTTTTTTAATTATATACCATTATTTATTCAAAGAGAAAGAAAAGCTTTTTGGAGTTTATTTTAAAGATTATTATTTATCACTTTTTCTTTTTGTCTTACTTTCTTTTATAGTGTTTTATGTGAAAGACGATTTGAGATTTATAGAGGATATATGGTATTATTCCTTTTATGTGTTTGTTATGATGCATTTGCTTTTTTATGGAATAAAAGGATTTTATTTATTGAAAGATAGGTTGTCAGAAGCAGTAAGTAGTAATAGAAAGGAATTCAAGGCTATATTGTATTTGTCTTATTTGATAAGTTTTACTATTGTTTTTTCTATAATTATTTTTATTTTCTTAACTCTGTTTGATCATAATTATGATGTTTTATTTGTTTTCTCAATCTTAACTTTATTATGGCTTTATGTTATAGTTAGTACTTTTAGATACAATGTGATTTCAGATACTTTTAAAGTGGATTTTTTAACTCAAGATGAATCGTTTGAAATTTATAGTAACACTTCTGAAGTAATCTTAACTAATCAAGTAAAAAGGGAATCTTCTTTCTTAGATTATGATTTAATGCATAATGATGAGATTAAGATAAATGTATTTGAAGTAAATAAAGATGTTTGCGATAAGTATGATAAGGTTAGATTAAGTGAAGATTTTCTAGAACAGATAGATATTAAAGTTAAACAAGTTATTTTAGTAGAGAAAGCTTTTTTAGATCCTAATTTTAAAATTAGTGATTTAGCTATAAAAATTAAAGTCTCTAGATATTATTTAGCACAGTATTTTACCTATAAGCATAAAATGAGTTTTAGAGAGTATATTAATTCTTTAAGAATTAAAGAGATTCTTGATAAGGTAGATAAACTCACTTGTAAAAAAGAGATGACAGCAAATGAGTTATTCTTTCAAAGTGCATTTAATTCAAAGGCTTCATTTTTTAAGAGCTTTAAAAATGTTACAGGAATGACCCCAGCAGAGTATATTAAGTTAGTATAA
- a CDS encoding STM3941 family protein, whose amino-acid sequence MDTSLPITYSISKGKVFLYLIGALLLVAAGVLVFYNCLYHKGRYFLGSIELTYAIAVLAIVFFGYASIMFISKLFSNKPGIVINEQGVLENATAVVNGLIPWQDITSVELYKIQSQKFVLIYVKNPEEYITRQKNMIKKKSMQANLKTHGTSIFINTNMLNVSDVELAIAIQQQLDKNTLK is encoded by the coding sequence ATGGATACCTCACTACCAATTACTTATTCGATTAGCAAAGGCAAAGTTTTCTTGTACCTCATCGGAGCTTTATTACTTGTAGCAGCAGGAGTACTTGTATTCTATAACTGTTTATATCACAAGGGAAGGTATTTCTTAGGTTCTATAGAACTGACTTATGCTATAGCTGTATTGGCTATAGTATTCTTTGGATATGCTTCCATAATGTTTATTAGTAAATTATTTAGTAATAAACCAGGTATTGTCATTAATGAACAAGGGGTACTTGAGAATGCCACTGCTGTTGTCAATGGGTTAATTCCTTGGCAGGATATTACGTCTGTTGAACTCTATAAAATTCAGAGTCAGAAGTTTGTATTGATCTATGTGAAAAATCCTGAAGAATATATCACCAGACAAAAGAATATGATCAAGAAGAAATCAATGCAGGCTAACTTAAAAACACATGGTACTTCTATATTCATTAATACCAATATGCTTAACGTATCAGATGTAGAATTGGCGATTGCTATTCAACAACAACTAGATAAGAATACGCTTAAATAA
- a CDS encoding gliding motility-associated C-terminal domain-containing protein has translation MRKIHLYIICFSLWNFAVFGQESVEEKFINQGELIVLEGGILSIGYNFENSISGNFENKGEVYYYDHFKNDNLFYPGTLSKKAKVYFHPKKELIRQEILGQSVSEFHNVEFRTDNSKQSFLLGNEISVKGESNFISGIIKVSEQEGMFTFLSNSKSIGASDKSHVEGYVEKQGKDSFIYPIGDSGYYRPAKLSASSSEKDLYMSRYVYSEEDFFLDKSSKSGVIEDLNTKEYWEIKRSDSSSGNVLLTLSWDDRTTPSELLTNPEKELHIVRWDAKQQLWVDEGGVVDLSNKEITTISGLTGYGYFTLARVKTDLLLEGDLVIYNLVSPDGDGKNDYFIIDNINRYPNNTVEIYNRWGVKVYETSNYNSSDNVFRGYSDGRVTVEKSDKLPSGTYFYIVTYEYKDTQGSRMIKKSGYLHLEMD, from the coding sequence ATGAGAAAAATACATTTATATATAATCTGTTTTTCTCTGTGGAACTTTGCTGTGTTTGGGCAGGAATCTGTAGAAGAAAAATTTATCAATCAAGGAGAGTTGATTGTATTGGAAGGAGGAATCTTAAGTATAGGTTATAATTTTGAGAATAGTATTTCTGGAAATTTCGAAAATAAAGGAGAGGTTTATTATTATGATCATTTTAAAAATGACAATCTTTTTTATCCAGGTACTTTATCAAAAAAGGCAAAAGTATATTTTCATCCCAAGAAAGAATTAATAAGACAAGAAATTTTAGGACAAAGTGTTAGTGAATTTCATAATGTAGAATTTAGAACTGATAATTCTAAGCAAAGTTTTTTACTTGGTAATGAAATTAGTGTTAAAGGAGAATCCAATTTTATTTCAGGAATCATAAAGGTTTCTGAGCAAGAAGGCATGTTTACTTTTTTGTCTAATTCTAAATCAATAGGCGCCTCAGATAAAAGCCATGTAGAAGGGTATGTAGAAAAACAAGGTAAGGATTCCTTTATCTACCCAATTGGGGATAGTGGCTATTATCGTCCAGCAAAATTATCTGCATCTTCTAGTGAAAAAGATTTATATATGAGTAGATATGTCTATTCAGAGGAAGATTTTTTCTTAGATAAGTCTAGTAAATCGGGAGTTATAGAGGATTTGAATACAAAAGAGTATTGGGAAATAAAACGCTCAGACTCTAGTTCAGGGAATGTATTATTAACACTAAGTTGGGATGATCGAACCACTCCATCAGAATTGTTGACAAACCCAGAGAAAGAATTACACATTGTACGTTGGGATGCTAAGCAACAGCTTTGGGTAGATGAAGGAGGAGTAGTTGATCTATCAAATAAAGAGATAACAACAATTTCAGGTTTAACAGGTTATGGGTATTTTACTCTAGCAAGGGTAAAAACAGACTTACTCTTAGAAGGAGATTTAGTTATCTATAATCTAGTATCTCCTGATGGAGATGGAAAGAATGATTATTTTATCATTGATAATATTAATCGTTATCCTAATAATACAGTAGAGATTTACAATCGATGGGGAGTTAAGGTATATGAGACGTCAAATTATAATAGTTCAGATAATGTATTTAGAGGTTATTCAGATGGACGTGTAACAGTGGAGAAGTCAGATAAATTACCTTCAGGAACCTATTTTTATATAGTTACTTATGAGTATAAAGATACTCAAGGCTCTCGTATGATTAAAAAATCAGGGTATTTACATTTAGAAATGGACTAA